The DNA sequence GAAAAGACGCAGCGTGAAATTGCAATTTGAATTTTTTGAAGAAGTTTTAATAATTAATAAGAGGTAAAAGATGAATTTCATCGAACAGAAAAGAGATAATGTCCTAATCGAGACAATTAATATTTCGAGGGCAACACTGAAAGAAGCTGAAGATTTCAAAAACATGCTTATCAAAGCTATTGACGAAGGCGAGAGAAAGATCATTGTTGATTTTTCTCAATGCGATTTCGTTGATAGTACTTTCTTAGGTGGACTTGTGGTAAGTCTTAAACGAATGACTGCGGTTAAGGGAGACATTCGGTTGGTCGGCTTTCGTCCTCCTGTACGTTCTATGTTCGAACTCACTCGTATGCATAAAGTTTTTGAGGCGTTCGAATCAGTTGAAGATGCTGTAAATAGTTTTGCCAGCAAATAACTCTATGCAAACAATTTATAGTGAATTTTATTGAGAACAAGGTGCAGATTTTAATTGTCAAATCGATAAAGCGACATAACTTAAATTTGGCTTTTTAATGAAAGGATTCATTCTTGGTGCTGGAAGAGGAAAGCGGATTCAGCCACTCTCAAATGAGCTTCCCGCACCGATGCTGCCCATCCTTAATCGCCCCCTCCTGCTTTACATTATTGAGCATTTAAAAAAATTTGATATCAGAAATATCAAAATAAACCTTCATCACCTTCCTGAATACATTGATTCGTATTTTGAAAGCGGGGAAAGTTTTGGAGTAGAAATTTCTTATTCACTTGAAAAAAATCTCTTGGGGACAGCTGCTGCTCTTAAGCGAGTTGAAAGTTTTTTTGATGATACAATCTTAGTCCATGCAGGTAATTGCCTCGCTGACATTGATTTAACCGAACTTCTTTATTTTCACAAAATTAAAAAATCGCCAATCACTTTAGTTCTTGCTGAAAACAGTATTAAGGAATTGACTGCAGAATATAATGTGAATTCCAGCGGACAGATTATTAAGAGTAATTTTCGGATTTCAAAAAACGATTCGTTTTATAGTACGATTCCAATTGGAATTTATATGGTTGAAAAAGAAATACTAAAATTGGTTCCAAACCAAACTCAATTTAATCTTGAAACCGATCTAATCAATTTGTTGCTGCGTGAAAAGATAAATCCATATGCTTATTACTTTAAGAAAGATTACTATAGAATTCAGAACCCGAGTGATTTGTTAAACGCAAATATTAAACTTTTAGACGAGATTTCACTTGATCAAAATATGTTAATTCATTTGCATGATTCATCAAGTATTCACAAATCTGCTGTTACATCAATCAAGAATCCAATTTTGATTGGCGACAATTCTCACATCGGAAAAAATGTAGAGTTTCTCGGTCAAGCTATTATTGGAAATAATGTGCGCATTGACGACGCTGCTGTAATTTCAGATTCTTTAATTCTTGACGATACCTATGTCGGAAAAAATATTGAAATTAAGAATTCGATTATTTATAAAAATCTTCATTTGAGCATAACGCATGGTTACAGTCTCTATCTTAATGATGAGTTTATCATCTCAGAGCAGAAAAAATTTTCTCCTCTATCAACAGTAAAAAAAATCTTTTTCAGAATAATTGATTTTACACTTTCCCTCCTCGCTTTAATTCTGCTTTCCCCCGTTTTTTTGATTATATCTATTTTAATTAAAATTGATTCTTCCGGCTCAATTTTTTATCACTCAAGGAGAATTCGAAAACCGCAAATAATTCAAAAGACTGAAAAGTGGTATAAATATCAGCCCGAAAGTATAGTCGAATATTTGAAATTTCGTACTATGATCGTCGATCAAAATCAATATAAAAGTTCACTCAACGATTTGAATATTTACAATGGCGGACCATTCTTTAAGGCAAAGGACGATCCTCGAATTACTCGAATTGGCAAATTCCTTAGAGCTACAAGCTTGGATGAGCTTCCATTGCTGATAAATGTACTTAAAGGAGATTTGAGCTTTGTGGGAATTTGGGGATTACCACAAAAGGAAGCTAATGGTTTACAATCAACCCAAATTGCTGATGGTGATTTTGAAATTTCTGAAACTGCTAAAATCAGATTTAGAGGAAACTTAGGACTTGCAGGATACTGGCAGTCACGAGGACGCTCGGAACTTTCAGCAGAAGAGAGAATTGTTCACGATGCAATCCAATCACTTTCTGACATAGATGATAAAATTCTCTCAAAACATTTATCGGAGTATAAAAAAAGTCGTTCTGTTAAAGGTTATATTTCATTAATTTTAGATACCGTTAAATCTGTTTTAAAAAAGAAAGGTTCTTATTGACTTCGCAAGAAAAGAAAATACTTCTCATTGACGACGATCCGACAATACGAAAATTAATTGCCTATAATTTAAAGAAGGTCGGTTACGGAATTATGGAAGCTGATGGGCCGGATCAAGGATTTGTTCATCTAAAAGAAACAACACCTGACTTAGTGCTGTGCGACATAATGATGAGCGGAATGGATGGATTTGATTTTTGCGAAAAAGTCCGTGCTGATGAAAAATACAAAGCACTCCCCTTTATTTTTGTTTCAGCAAAAAGTTCGATAGAAGATAAATCTAGAGCAGTTGCATTAGGAGCTGATGATTTTATTTCTAAACCTTTTATCCTTGAAGAACTACTATTAAAAATAAAATCAGTTTTAAAACGATCAGATATCTATAAATCCTATGGTGCAAAAAAAGTATTCGAAGCGGAAACAAAACCATTCAAAGCAAAAGTTTTAATCGTTGACGATGATCCAGCACTTACCCGCTTGCTTGAGAAAAGTCTTACTAAGCAAGAGTATAGTGTTAAGCTTGCTCACAATACTTTTGACGGATTCAATGCCGCAAAAGAATTTCAACCCGATCTAATTCTTTCTGATATCTTAATGCCAGATGCGGATGGATTTGAGTTCAAAAAATTGTTATCTGCTGACAGCGGATTGAAGTCAATTCCTTTCGTTTTTCTTACATCAAAAACCGAAGAGGCTGATATTCTTAAGGGTTACGATGTCGGTGTTCAGGATTATGTTTTAAAAACTTCAGGAATTAATATTGTTGTAGCAAAAGTCTCTGCAATTATTCAATCCGTACAGCGTGAGAGAAAGAAAGTCGTGGATGAATTGCACCAGGCGGCAGACTCAATTAAAATGAAAGTTGTCCCAGATGCAGCACCTAAATTTAATGGATATGCTGTCGATCAATGGCACAGTGCATACCAAGGAATTCCAGGTGGAGATTTTATTGATTATATAAAATTGAACTCTGATACGTATGCAATAGTTTTTGGAGATGTGATGGGTAAAAAATGGGGTGCCTGGTATTTTGCATTTGCCTATGCAGGTTATATTCGGAGTGCAATTAGATTCGTGGCACATGGAGGCGGAGATGCATTCTCACCTGCTAAAATTATGGAAAGAGTTAACCGTGCAGTTTATGACGATGCGAAAGTTTCAGAAATTTTTGCCACCCTCTCATTGATCGTCTTGAACACTACAACAAACGAAATGAAATACACAGGTGCTGGTGATCTTCCGGTTCTTTTGAAAAAAGCAAAAACAAATGAGATCGTTAAAGTTGAGTCTGAAGGTTTGCTCTTGGGATTTATAGAACAGAGCGATTACGAAGATGTTAATATAAAACTTGAACTCAACGACGAGCTTTTACTCTTCACCGATGGAGTTGTTGAAGCAAAAAATGAAAACGGCGAACAATATGGACATGATAGAATAACAGAAGTGTATGCGAACAGTAAATCCGATGCTTTCTTAAATGACCTAAAAGAGAAGCTTCTGAATTTTACCAACTTTAAACTTGATGACGATACAAGTGCGATTTGGATTAAACGAGTAAATTGAATTAGATTTACTTTTCAAAAAGGCTTGTCTTTTTTTCGATTTGCAAATCACTCCTCTTGAACAAATTGGAAAAATTTCATTTTTCGATTATTATGTTGAATGATTGAACGAATTTAGCTAAATTTGTTCAACGAAAAGACGGTATTAATAAAATGTACATTGATAGAGTCATAACCAGAAAAATACTTGAGTCGATGATTCCTGGTAAAGTTGTAGTATTGCTTGGCGCAAGAAGAGTAGGTAAAACTGTATTACTAAGACATATCAGTGAGAAAATCAATGAATCTTTTCTAATGCTCAATGGTGAAGATTTTACAACTCATGATTTACTCGCTAAGCGCTCAACACAAAGCTATAAAAATCTACTTGGTGATAAGCGAGTACTTTTCATCGATGAAGCTCAGAAGATTCCGGAAATTGGTGCAAAACTTAAATTGATGGTAGATGAGATTCAAAACTTAAAGATAATGATTACTGGATCATCAGCGTTTGATATTCAAGGGCAGATAGGTGAACCACTAACAGGCAGACAAAAAGTTTTTACATTGTATCCAATTTGTGAAAAAGAGTTTACAAGTTTTGAATCGATAACTGAAAGAGACGATAATCTTCGATTGCGTTTGGTATATGGTAATTATCCTGAAGTCATACAACTTTCAAATCTAACTGTGAAGACGGAGTATCTGAAGGAGATTATTAACTCTTATCTCTTAAAAGATATATTGGCATTTGAGAACATTAAGAATTCATCAAAAATAATTAATCTGCTTCGATTAATTGCGTACCAGGTGGGTAGTGAAGTTTCGCTGAATGAGATTGGTAAACAACTGCAGATTAGCAGAAACACAGTTGAAAAATATCTCGACATTTTATCTAAAGTTTTTATTCTATTTAAACTTACTGGATTCAGTAGAAATTTACGAAAGGAAATCGTAAAAAATTCAAAATGGTATTTTTACGATAATGGAATTAGAAATGCTGTTGTTGCTAATTTTAATCAATTTAATGTTAGAGATGATTGTGGAGCTTTATGGGAAAATTATA is a window from the Ignavibacteria bacterium genome containing:
- a CDS encoding STAS domain-containing protein, which produces MNFIEQKRDNVLIETINISRATLKEAEDFKNMLIKAIDEGERKIIVDFSQCDFVDSTFLGGLVVSLKRMTAVKGDIRLVGFRPPVRSMFELTRMHKVFEAFESVEDAVNSFASK
- a CDS encoding ATP-binding protein, which encodes MYIDRVITRKILESMIPGKVVVLLGARRVGKTVLLRHISEKINESFLMLNGEDFTTHDLLAKRSTQSYKNLLGDKRVLFIDEAQKIPEIGAKLKLMVDEIQNLKIMITGSSAFDIQGQIGEPLTGRQKVFTLYPICEKEFTSFESITERDDNLRLRLVYGNYPEVIQLSNLTVKTEYLKEIINSYLLKDILAFENIKNSSKIINLLRLIAYQVGSEVSLNEIGKQLQISRNTVEKYLDILSKVFILFKLTGFSRNLRKEIVKNSKWYFYDNGIRNAVVANFNQFNVRDDCGALWENYILSERIKFQNNNSIISNNYFWRTYDQQEIDLIEEREGSLFAYELKWKLTRNNPPKAWINAYPKSNFKNITKQNYFEWVV
- a CDS encoding response regulator translates to MTSQEKKILLIDDDPTIRKLIAYNLKKVGYGIMEADGPDQGFVHLKETTPDLVLCDIMMSGMDGFDFCEKVRADEKYKALPFIFVSAKSSIEDKSRAVALGADDFISKPFILEELLLKIKSVLKRSDIYKSYGAKKVFEAETKPFKAKVLIVDDDPALTRLLEKSLTKQEYSVKLAHNTFDGFNAAKEFQPDLILSDILMPDADGFEFKKLLSADSGLKSIPFVFLTSKTEEADILKGYDVGVQDYVLKTSGINIVVAKVSAIIQSVQRERKKVVDELHQAADSIKMKVVPDAAPKFNGYAVDQWHSAYQGIPGGDFIDYIKLNSDTYAIVFGDVMGKKWGAWYFAFAYAGYIRSAIRFVAHGGGDAFSPAKIMERVNRAVYDDAKVSEIFATLSLIVLNTTTNEMKYTGAGDLPVLLKKAKTNEIVKVESEGLLLGFIEQSDYEDVNIKLELNDELLLFTDGVVEAKNENGEQYGHDRITEVYANSKSDAFLNDLKEKLLNFTNFKLDDDTSAIWIKRVN